The following proteins come from a genomic window of Populus alba chromosome 12, ASM523922v2, whole genome shotgun sequence:
- the LOC140954352 gene encoding B3 domain-containing transcription factor NGA4-like — translation MASFSKILRPTDICKRLSVPTKYLKSLPSFGGGHAVDFQAVDDKGHVWPFKCSVRKKGRYPKPVLSKGWLPFVASKNLKAGDKVRFYRDKNKPAAKRVYKVRVAKEVRIFGVIFGYAPILAP, via the coding sequence ATGGCAAGCTTCTCAAAGATACTCAGACCGACGGATATTTGCAAGAGACTCTCGGTGCCGACCAAGTATCTCAAGTCTCTCCCATCTTTCGGAGGTGGTCATGCTGTAGATTTTCAGGCAGTTGATGATAAGGGCCATGTCTGGCCCTTCAAGTGCTCCGTCCGCAAGAAAGGGCGATACCCTAAACCAGTTCTGTCAAAGGGTTGGCTTCCTTTCGTTGCTAGCAAGAACCTTAAAGCTGGCGACAAGGTCAGGTTTTACAGGGACAAAAACAAACCCGCTGCAAAACGTGTTTACAAGGTTCGGGTCGCAAAAGAAGTCAGGATATTCGGTGTTATATTCGGCTATGCTCCAATTCTAGCCCCATAA